A part of Lacinutrix sp. 5H-3-7-4 genomic DNA contains:
- a CDS encoding Rrf2 family transcriptional regulator, with translation MLSKKTKYGIKALVYLAKQEVRVPVQIATISKAENISQKFLESILLTLKKKGILGSKKGKLGGYYLVKEPETVAMAEVMRVLEGPIAMVPCVSLNFYEPCDDCPDETVCAVHNLMEEVRDSSLKIFNNKTLADFI, from the coding sequence ATGTTATCTAAAAAAACAAAATACGGAATTAAAGCTTTGGTATATTTAGCCAAGCAAGAAGTACGTGTGCCAGTTCAAATTGCTACAATTTCTAAAGCCGAAAATATCTCGCAAAAATTTTTAGAAAGCATTTTACTTACTTTAAAGAAAAAAGGAATTTTAGGTTCTAAAAAAGGAAAGTTAGGTGGTTATTACTTAGTAAAAGAACCAGAAACTGTTGCTATGGCAGAAGTTATGCGTGTACTCGAAGGACCAATTGCAATGGTACCTTGTGTTAGTCTTAACTTTTACGAGCCTTGTGATGATTGCCCAGATGAAACGGTTTGCGCAGTACATAACCTTATGGAAGAAGTACGAGATAGCTCTCTTAAAATTTTTAATAACAAAACTTTAGCAGATTTTATTTAA
- the cysD gene encoding sulfate adenylyltransferase subunit CysD, translating into MTINPLESESIYIFREVAAQFEKPVLLFSGGKDSITLVRLAQKAFYPAKIPFPLMHIDTGHNFPETIEFRDRLVKELGLELIVRHVQDAIDQGKVKEEEGRYASRNSLQTTTLLDAIEEFKFDACIGGARRDEEKARAKERIFSVRDDFGQWDEKNQRPELFDMLNGEIELGQNVRVFPISNWTELDVWSYIERENIEIPSIYFAHTRATFLRDGLIWSADDEVVFREEDEIVENRMVRFRTVGDMSCTAAVLSQASTISKVVEEIRNSTISERGARIDDKRSEAAMEKRKQVGYF; encoded by the coding sequence ATGACAATTAATCCCTTAGAAAGCGAATCAATATACATATTTAGAGAAGTAGCTGCTCAGTTTGAAAAACCTGTGTTACTTTTTTCAGGAGGAAAAGACTCTATTACTTTAGTTAGGTTAGCGCAAAAAGCCTTTTATCCTGCAAAAATTCCTTTTCCATTAATGCATATTGATACGGGACATAATTTTCCAGAAACAATAGAGTTTAGAGACCGTTTAGTAAAAGAACTTGGGTTAGAACTTATTGTTAGGCATGTTCAAGATGCTATAGATCAAGGTAAGGTAAAAGAAGAAGAAGGCCGTTATGCTAGTAGAAATAGCTTGCAAACAACCACACTTTTAGATGCTATTGAAGAATTTAAGTTTGATGCCTGCATTGGTGGCGCTAGACGAGATGAGGAAAAGGCAAGAGCTAAAGAACGTATATTTTCTGTTCGTGATGACTTTGGGCAATGGGATGAAAAAAACCAACGTCCAGAATTATTCGATATGCTTAACGGTGAAATAGAATTAGGTCAAAATGTACGTGTTTTTCCTATTTCTAATTGGACAGAATTAGATGTTTGGTCTTATATAGAAAGAGAAAACATAGAAATCCCTTCAATTTATTTTGCACATACTAGAGCCACATTTTTAAGAGATGGATTAATCTGGTCTGCAGACGATGAGGTCGTATTTAGAGAAGAAGATGAAATTGTAGAAAACCGTATGGTAAGATTTAGAACCGTTGGAGATATGTCTTGTACAGCAGCTGTTCTATCTCAAGCTTCAACAATAAGTAAGGTTGTAGAAGAAATTAGAAATTCAACAATATCTGAGCGTGGTGCGAGAATCGACGATAAGCGAAGTGAAGCCGCAATGGAAAAACGAAAGCAAGTAGGTTACTTTTAA
- a CDS encoding phosphoadenosine phosphosulfate reductase family protein, with product MGKVKMNIEEINNNLKNKSPEAIVKWALGIATKPVVTTNFRPYEAAILHLVSSQNKNINVIWCDTGYNTPNTYKHAQELIETLNLKIDLYVPKQSTAHRDVVLGIPDVNHPDHKIFTEQVKLEPFKRAFKAQNPDVWFTNLRKGQTIFRDSIDVVSKDKNGVIKVSPFYNFSDAELDVYLSKYNLPNEHKYFDPTKVLGNRECGLHS from the coding sequence ATGGGGAAAGTAAAAATGAATATAGAAGAAATAAATAATAATTTAAAAAATAAAAGTCCCGAAGCTATTGTGAAATGGGCATTAGGTATTGCTACAAAACCTGTTGTAACAACAAATTTTAGACCTTACGAAGCAGCAATTTTACATTTAGTTTCTAGTCAAAACAAAAATATTAATGTAATATGGTGTGATACAGGGTATAATACACCAAACACATACAAACACGCTCAAGAATTAATAGAAACTTTAAATTTAAAAATAGATTTATATGTGCCTAAACAATCTACTGCGCATCGCGATGTCGTTTTAGGCATACCAGATGTAAATCATCCAGATCACAAAATCTTTACAGAGCAAGTAAAACTTGAGCCTTTTAAACGCGCTTTTAAAGCACAAAACCCAGATGTTTGGTTTACTAATTTACGTAAAGGACAAACCATTTTTAGAGATAGTATAGACGTGGTTTCAAAAGATAAAAATGGTGTAATTAAAGTTAGCCCATTTTATAATTTTTCAGATGCAGAGTTAGATGTTTATTTATCAAAATATAATTTACCAAACGAACATAAATACTTTGATCCTACTAAAGTATTAGGAAACAGAGAATGTGGACTTCATTCGTAA
- a CDS encoding sulfate adenylyltransferase subunit 1, producing MDVLKIATAGSVDDGKSTLIGRLLYDTKSLTTDKLEAIETKSKALGYDYLDFSLATDGLVAEREQGITIDVAHIYFSTQKRSYIIADTPGHVEYTRNMVTGASTSQASIILIDARKGVIEQTNRHFFINNLLRIKDVVVAINKMDLVDFSEDVYNNIKAEFQELMAKRDYQDQRITFIPVSALKGDNVVEKSKNMSWYTGETVLNHLENLDQSAIYNSGTPRFPVQYVIRPKTDEFHDFRGYAGKVYGGEFNVGDEVVILPSQTKSKIKDILFYDKKLQTAQRRTSVTITLEDDVNISRGDMIVKANDLPTIDKAFTATVSWMDTNQLKPGNKYILQHGINKVLAKVATIEHKINPDYSGHDTTVEVLGINDIAQVSFKTNKPIFFDAFKAHRTNGSFILIDTYSKNTVGAGFIQ from the coding sequence ATGGACGTATTAAAAATAGCAACAGCAGGAAGTGTAGACGATGGTAAAAGTACTTTAATTGGAAGATTATTATACGATACAAAATCTTTAACTACAGATAAATTAGAAGCAATTGAAACCAAAAGTAAAGCTTTAGGTTACGATTATTTAGACTTTTCTTTAGCAACAGATGGTTTAGTTGCAGAAAGAGAACAAGGCATAACTATAGATGTTGCACATATTTATTTTTCTACACAAAAACGAAGCTATATTATTGCAGATACTCCAGGTCATGTAGAATATACACGAAACATGGTTACAGGAGCATCAACCTCTCAAGCTTCTATAATTTTAATTGATGCAAGAAAAGGAGTTATAGAGCAAACTAACAGACATTTTTTTATAAATAATTTATTGCGTATTAAAGATGTTGTTGTAGCAATAAATAAAATGGATTTGGTAGATTTTTCTGAAGACGTTTACAATAACATAAAAGCAGAATTTCAAGAATTAATGGCTAAACGCGATTATCAAGATCAAAGAATTACTTTTATTCCTGTTTCAGCTTTAAAAGGAGATAATGTTGTTGAAAAATCTAAAAATATGAGTTGGTATACAGGAGAAACAGTACTAAACCATTTAGAGAATTTAGATCAATCTGCAATTTATAACTCAGGAACACCTCGATTTCCTGTACAATATGTAATTAGGCCAAAAACCGATGAGTTTCATGATTTTAGAGGTTATGCAGGAAAAGTTTATGGTGGAGAATTTAATGTAGGTGATGAAGTCGTAATTTTACCATCTCAAACCAAATCAAAAATTAAAGACATTTTATTTTACGATAAAAAACTACAAACAGCCCAAAGACGAACATCTGTTACCATTACACTTGAAGATGATGTAAACATTTCTCGTGGAGATATGATTGTAAAAGCAAACGATTTGCCTACCATAGATAAAGCATTTACAGCTACAGTTTCTTGGATGGATACTAACCAGTTAAAACCTGGAAATAAATATATTTTACAGCATGGAATTAATAAGGTTTTAGCAAAAGTAGCTACCATAGAACATAAAATTAATCCAGATTATTCTGGTCATGATACTACAGTCGAAGTTTTAGGTATAAATGATATTGCACAAGTTTCTTTTAAAACTAATAAACCAATATTTTTTGATGCTTTTAAAGCGCATAGAACAAACGGGTCGTTTATTTTAATAGATACATATTCGAAAAATACGGTTGGTGCAGGATTTATTCAATAG
- a CDS encoding DUF2061 domain-containing protein translates to MILDLFYKAEKQKQTSSKNGEKVSRSLIKTISWRLIGTLDTIVISYLITGTLKMAFSIGMVELFTKMILYFFHERAWSKIKWGK, encoded by the coding sequence ATGATATTAGATCTTTTTTACAAAGCCGAAAAGCAAAAACAAACTTCTAGTAAGAATGGCGAAAAAGTAAGTAGGAGTTTAATAAAAACCATTAGTTGGAGACTTATTGGAACTTTAGATACAATAGTGATTTCTTATCTAATAACAGGAACTTTAAAAATGGCATTTAGTATTGGTATGGTAGAATTATTTACCAAAATGATATTGTACTTCTTTCATGAACGTGCTTGGAGTAAAATTAAATGGGGAAAGTAA
- a CDS encoding acyloxyacyl hydrolase — MKYYLGCILALCTFFTNAQDKKNPFTLDANYFYGTVLEHNPDIAHLITDHPTGVILGFNQKTFGNKAWESRYNYPDYGASFIYQDMKNYHLGENYGLYAHFNFYFLNRNLKFRIGQGIAYATNPYDKVENFRNNAYGSDLLSSTYVMLNYDKQNIFKGFGLQAGISIIHYSNANFKAPNNSTNTFAFNIGANYTLDYDNQPDYIASTEDKKFTEKIKYNIAFRGGVNESDINDTGQFPFYILSFYADKRLNRKSSIQVGTDVFFSTFLKELIEFYSIAYPLNNVTGDEDYKRVGVFVGHELFINKMSFITQLGYYVYYPYDFEGRVYNRIGLKRYFGDKLFGAITLKSHGAKAEAVEFGIGVRL; from the coding sequence ATGAAATATTACTTAGGTTGTATATTAGCTTTATGTACTTTTTTTACCAATGCTCAGGATAAAAAAAATCCTTTTACTTTAGATGCTAATTATTTTTATGGTACTGTTTTAGAGCATAATCCAGATATCGCACATTTAATTACAGATCATCCTACAGGAGTTATATTGGGTTTTAACCAAAAAACATTTGGTAATAAGGCTTGGGAAAGCAGGTATAATTATCCAGATTACGGCGCATCTTTTATTTACCAGGATATGAAAAACTATCATCTGGGAGAAAATTATGGTTTATATGCTCACTTTAATTTTTACTTTTTAAACCGAAATTTAAAATTTAGAATTGGTCAAGGTATTGCTTATGCTACAAATCCTTACGATAAGGTAGAGAACTTTAGAAATAATGCATATGGTTCAGATTTATTAAGTTCAACATACGTTATGTTGAATTACGATAAACAAAATATTTTTAAAGGATTTGGTTTACAAGCAGGGATTTCAATTATACATTATTCTAATGCAAACTTTAAAGCACCTAATAATTCAACAAATACATTTGCCTTTAATATAGGAGCAAATTATACCTTAGATTATGATAATCAACCAGATTATATAGCGTCTACTGAAGATAAAAAATTCACCGAAAAAATTAAATATAACATTGCATTTAGAGGTGGAGTTAATGAAAGTGATATTAATGATACTGGCCAATTTCCTTTTTATATTTTATCCTTTTATGCAGATAAACGTTTAAACCGAAAATCTTCGATACAAGTAGGAACAGATGTTTTCTTTTCAACATTTTTAAAAGAACTTATAGAATTCTATTCAATAGCTTACCCATTAAATAATGTAACAGGAGATGAAGATTATAAGCGTGTTGGTGTATTTGTAGGCCATGAGTTATTTATTAATAAAATGTCATTTATAACACAGTTAGGCTATTATGTTTATTATCCATATGATTTTGAAGGTCGTGTATATAATAGAATTGGTTTAAAACGCTATTTTGGCGATAAGTTATTTGGCGCAATTACATTAAAGTCTCACGGTGCAAAAGCAGAAGCTGTTGAGTTTGGAATTGGAGTAAGATTATAA